Proteins from one Besnoitia besnoiti strain Bb-Ger1 chromosome XIII, whole genome shotgun sequence genomic window:
- a CDS encoding AP2 domain transcription factor AP2VIIa-9 (encoded by transcript BESB_031470), whose protein sequence is METDVGDISVRFPLLTSCERDPMIQSRKVTSDASRRNDGDLPGKLRSQCAQALVWALFEQPTHLAGVLQQPLSAPSEIISSADASCAFSAERRGCASIGGKSSTQPCRSIAACSTTRETTVGREQDECSPLSEGVSCTHEMELKPTFFGRGPNLPALVRKHQSESFSVPPCLELPGSAPEGSGDNCLGRDRSASGAPTLEQFFVELRTAVERRLQSIDAMVEQCAGAVADTYGQLTMLAADLDDLAGILRQEHGVASDSSEHQDGEPSPTRSREQQATRMGAAGDGGGTDDVSGVSPVDAHRSPEMRRALTSAVSTNFKNELPTDSGSAVARDSVAGVSLAATTTTSAYPALLSAPIIPRAAQRPRWWRGEHAGGGASDETLHRHIFHEGYRQDDADLTTGRRAGVAVEPRGNDAADAGVHFDDGQQSDSYGTDSRDFFCLTDVLAPFIDGPPPRGQCDKNASEAAEIISAEPDAALRPCVGVSRQAASDGTDVTEYACTSESTKPENQEDEAKRAGLEDGERLRYLLKGGGGVTRWCSSASRMVGDFKPSTRRHAALHRGAPPECETPVLKSDETRSVVRSEPTRGPPVSSPVTPAWLPPLSSSCVVGIPSLLLPRNFRRPQDPTRPKPADGDSLGEATGPATGAPARAPNGAQSSEWACGGTEAQTGLRYGESESRTSPYVASQRFFRQATGLSVRSEERLRHDGLSSEVQGSCARASPAGLEGKLGTPKAKCGPAGSTTMGATMAFPYVKGVTYNRIKKYWIAQWIENGHSKVKYFSTFKYGDETAHSLAVEWRMKHTGHPSTPDDRLSQPRGDTGCRTGVAGVAPDNSEYSSGGGSRAERRTVASSTSFEGQDRANEDCESFSAPRARGSSGLQTARRNASGRGAWLMRAGSAGSTSAGEKKEEAKNQGGASGGRQLPPHRSNGIVGVSFSRTSNAWLAYIKNRVTKTQLNRYFKVNVYGFRLAKKKAIEARLELEERMRNSNQSGWDAFSDRKSLAVGVYYEDEKDSWVACCRDPRTGEGIYRFFPVSECPGGDLEARAKAIDARMDMDDFLGADDEQSLAQRAVDAPLRKRKRKTENEEAPAPSSEEGRACDHGSKRRVQEAVQRDPDEKRPLSAIRDQTERCASSADPPHAAQEEHESAGPGVQERAVVGVISCDLSKSPSSEGILHGRQGGKCTTKSRRVRGSCDGDSSGATEDATSAVSREGDDSSKDKHENGNPSDENGDAASPVSECPMVSALAHSVGRKCQSEVNGSHTECLESARRGGGGDTPASGSVI, encoded by the exons ATGGAGACCGACGTCGGGGATATCTCTGTGCGTTTCCCATTACTCACCTCGTGCGAGCGCGACCCGATGATTCAAAGTCGGAAGGTCACTTCTGATGCGTCAAGGCGGAATGACGGTGATCTGCCTGGAAAGCTGCGGAGCCAGTGTGCCCAGGCGCTAGTCTGGGCACTGTTCGAGCAACCAACTCATCTTGCCGGCGTTTTGCAACAGCCTCTCAGCGCGCCTTCTGAAATCATTTCCAGTGCCGATGCTTCGTGTGCATTCTCTGCTGAGCGACGAGGCTGTGCGAGCATCGGTGGCAAGTCGTCTACGCAGCCTTGTAGATCGATCGCGGCATGCTCAACTACGCGCGAGACGACCGTTGGCCGTGAGCAGGACGAGTGCTCACCCTTGTCGGAAGGTGTGTCATGCACTCACGAGATGGAGCTGAAGCCAACTTTTTTTGGAAGGGGTCCTAATTTACCCGCTCTAGTTCGAAAGCACCAGAGCGAGTCGTTCTCCGTGCCGCCTTGTTTGGAGTTACCGGGGAGCGCTCCTGAGGGAAGCGGGGATAACTGTTTGGGGCGTGATAGGTCTGCGTCAGGCGCCCCCACTCTGGAGCAGTTTTTCGTCGAACTCCGCACGGCCGTAGAAAGGAGACTGCAAAGCATCGACGCGATGGTGGAGCAGTGTGCAGGCGCAGTCGCAGACACGTACGGCCAACTCACCATGCTGGCCGCTGACCTCGATGACTTAGCAGGCATTCTGAGGCAAGAACATGGCGTCGCCAGCGATTCGTCGGAGCACCAGGATGGAGAGCCGTCCCCAACAAGGTCCCGTGAGCAGCAAGCTACGCGGATGGGTGCCGCAGGAGATGGAGGCGGGACGGACGACGTCAGTGGGGTGTCGCCTGTAGATGCGCACCGATCGCCAGAGATGAGAAGGGCACTGACCAGCGCTGTCTCGACGAATTTCAAGAATGAGCTGCCAACTGACTCAGGAAGCGCAGTCGCGCGTGATTCCGTTGCCGGCGTGAGCCTAG CGGCCACGACGACAACAAGCGCTTATCCTGCTCTGTTGTCCGCACCGATCATTCcccgagccgcgcagcgccctcggTGGTGGCGAGGAGAACatgctggcggaggcgcgtccgACGAAACCCTGCATCGCCATATCTTCCACGAGGGATACAGACAAGACGATGCTGACCTCACAACGGGACGGCGAGCAGGGGTGGCCGTTGAGCCGAGGGGCAACGATGCTGCGGATGCAGGAGTGCACTTTGACGACGGTCAGCAAAGTGACTCGTACGGCACAGATAGTCGTGACTTTTTCTGTCTCACGGATGTGCTAGCCCCGTTCATCGACGGCCCGCCTCCCCGGGGGCAGTGTGACAAAAATGCATCTGAAGCGGCTGAGATCATTTCTGCAGAGCCTGATGCAGCCTTGCGCCCGTGTGTGGGCGTATCGAGACAGGCCGCGTCAGATGGCACAGACGTAACGGAGTATGCATGCACCAGCGAATCCACGAAGCCGGAAAAtcaggaagacgaagcaaaGCGTGCTGGGCtggaggacggcgagcggctgcgttATTTGTTGAAGGGCGGAGGTGGCGTCACTCGTTGGTGCTCTTCCGCATCAAGAATGGTGGGGGATTTCAAGCCTAGCACGCGGCGGCACGCAGCATTGCATCGTGGAGCACCGCCTGAATGTGAGACGCCCGTTCTGAAATCTGACGAGACGCGTTCGGTCGTCCGTAGTGAACCTACGAGAGGTCCTCCTGTGAGTTCCCCAGTGACGCCCGCGTGGCTCCCCCCTCTGAGCAGCTCTTGTGTCGTAGGGATTCCCTCGTTGTTGCTTCCACGAAATTTTCGACGTCCACAGGACCCTACGCGTCCTAAACCTGCTGACGGAGATAGCCTCGGCGAAGCCACGGGTCCTGCCACTGGCGCCCCGGCTCGTGCACCAAACGGAGCTCAGAGCAGTGAGTGGGCGTGCGGGGGCACAGAAGCACAGACTGGCCTTCGTTATGGGGAATCCGAGTCACGGACGAGTCCCTACGTGGCCAGTCAGAGATTCTTTCGTCAAGCTACCGGACTGTCCGTGCGTTCCGAGGAGCGGCTTCGGCACGATGGACTAAGCTCAGAGGTTCAGGGGTCgtgcgcgcgagcctcgccgGCGGGACTCGAGGGCAAGCTGGGGACTCCCAAGGCAAAGTGCGGACCCGCCGGCAGCACCACCATGGGTGCGACGATGGCCTTCCCTTATGTCAAAGGTGTGACTTACAACCGAATAAAGAAGTACTGGATCGCCCAGTGGATTGAGAACGGTCACTCGAAGGTCAAGTACTTCTCTACTTTCAAGTATGGAGACGAAACCGCGCATAGCCTCGCCGTTGAATGGAG AATGAAGCATACGGGGCATCCTTCTACTCCTGACGACCGGCTGTCTCAACCACGAGGCGATACTGGCTGTAGGACTGGTGTGGCAGGAGTGGCGCCTGACAACTCTGAATATTCGAGTGGCGGCGGTTCcagagcagagagaagaactGTTGCCTCCTCCACGTCTTTCGAGGGGCAAGATCGTGCAAATGAAGACTGCGAGAGTTTCTCCGCCCCGCGTGCAAGGGGGAGTAGTGGCCTACAAACCGCGCGCAGAAATGCCTCTGGCCGTGGCGCGTGGCTCATGCGGGCGGGGAGCGCTGGTAGCACTAGtgcaggcgagaagaaagaagaagcgaagaatCAAGGCGGAGCCTCCGGAGGTCGTCAGCTTCCACCGCATCGAAGCAATG GCATCGTGGgagtctctttctctcggaCGAGCAATGCATGGCTCGCCTACATCAAGAATCGCGTCACAAAGACCCAGCTGAATCGCTACTTTAAGGTCAACGTCTACGGATTCAGACTGGCGAAGAAAAAAGCAATCGAGGCACGGCTTGAACTGGAAGAGCGGATGCGCAACAGCAACCAGTCAGGCTGGGACGCTTTCAGTGACCGCAAATCCT TGGCGGTTGGCGTCTATTACGAAGATGAGAAGGACTCCTGGGTTGCCTGCTGCCGCGATCCCCGAACCGGAGAAGGCATCTACAGATTCTTTCCTGTATCGGAATGTCCGGGCGGTGACCTAGAGGCCCGTGCGAAAGCTATTGATGCACGCATGGATATGGATGACTTCCttggcgccgacgacgagcagTCACTCGCTCAGCGTGCTGTGGATGCCCCTCTACGGAAACGGAAACGGAAGACTGAGAATGAGGAAGCtccggcgccttcctctgaaGAGGGTCGAGCATGTGACCATGGGAGCAAACGGAGAGTTCAAGAAGCGGTTCAAAGAGATCCTGACGAAAAACGTCCTCTCTCAGCGATTCGCGACCAGACTGAAAGATGCGCCAGCTCCGCGGATCCGCCACACGCAGCGCAAGAAGAGCACGAATCGGCGGGACCTGGAGTTCAGGAGAGGGCTGTAGTTGGAGTCATTTCTTGTGACTTGAGCAAGTCTCCCTCTTCCGAAGGCATCCTTCATGGCCGGCAAGGGGGCAAGTGCACAACGAAGAGTCGACGAGTGCGAGGAAGCTGCGACGGGGACAGCAGTGGTGCGACGGAGGATGCTACTTCGGCGGTGTCAAGAGAGGGGGATGACAGCTCCAAAGATAAGCATGAAAATGGAAATCCTAGTGACGAAAATGGGGACGCGGCAAGTCCTGTTTCCGAATGTCCTATGGTTTCGGCACTAGCGCATTCCGTCGGCAGGAAGTGTCAGAGTGAAGTAAATGGGTCGCACACAGAGTGTTTGGAAAGCGCACGCAGAGGTGGTGGCGGAGACACACCTGCAAGTGGCAGTGTTATCTGA
- a CDS encoding AP2 domain transcription factor AP2VIIa-8 (encoded by transcript BESB_031460), which yields MAEAVREGLATSHAQLSRSPSSTLLPAIQAAAVELPSKQSLTRHTVIRSHHAKEEKKRPRPSHALFLSEAPSAVVNPCKRRARHLNRDNGARHQVLVERGDGTVKRRNMLVNSTGACPKVGNVIDFVRYQKLWEGPALTEPGASATRTPRFASLMSEWLPHDGRLTRAGELSDRSTRSTCGTSRVPSLEAAEETLRMTDCPTTLTPGGYSVGDAQLSSGFSKTPAEGAVHATFETKSVKGGKEDRALHEGGPFISLESRPKATGSSFVNGTRADDRSAERAYTALVGLGLKDVKPDTDERPAVSAVKGAPTLDKCGCYDYNEAKLLELNTHCSHGNNQPNCAKTASDEKGISGAGARTEPLMDTAENKILQANFGQSTRGTLAETCTSETCSKLRHKDSAAVSADDGEQEEVNLGRWAWSTGVQADTAAVWKCLQEQLARRTSDSHTESEGSNKDRQISSSSVSSQHVGIVVRDCGGGSTVEAEGVLQMAYSTLADQAEQRDFPVSEPPLPPSALDAKIPTIGEHGGSEQASSIAPVGDDGPWHAAGAAYGRGCGGATPNNVPFYSVFEGSTNKSGVLRGHRSYPVVRGVSRDNTKRRWAVYWKGNRKYFYDKFYEDCYQAYLHAVNFRKHAKAYGPLTSSVAATTAGSGPGSPPAFLLSSSRVFGPTPDSAGQPFVVASCSSAVPPSTNAGQGSDFLSAAAEPRLTRQEGVSSSSSGALLQASSIDEALADLNRNVAVSRGPEHADSTSCDEPMSARGHGGNGTGKASGQTLELYKHAVRLMLQDLSSIVVPSFFSATSSYQPEDEGGVPRKSGASVSEGLHSATSVTLLQQVVQWHLQHVQKATQQHQVFQFLSILSPCLESTRLPSQSPPNLQQRLLLELLDLHVQQLITLSKDIYTHFQKQQQELFLLLHRVVSQK from the coding sequence ATGGCAGAAGCAGTCCGCGAGGGTCTAGCGACCTCGCACGCCCAGCTTTCGCGGAGCCCCTCCTCGACCTTGTTGCCAGCCATccaggcggcggctgtcgAACTGCCCTCTAAGCAGTCGCTAACCCGCCACACTGTCATTCGTTCGCACCATGcaaaagaggagaagaagcgaccCCGGCCGAGCCATGCTCTGTTCCTCTCTGAAGCTCCTTCCGCAGTGGTAAATCCATGCAAGAGGCGTGCGCGCCACCTGAATCGAGATAATGGAGCTCGCCACCAGGTTCTGGTGGAGAGAGGAGATGGAACAGTCAAACGACGAAACATGCTGGTCAATTCCACTGGCGCATGTCCCAAGGTGGGCAACGTCATTGATTTTGTGCGCTATCAAAAGCTTTGGGAGGGACCGGCCCTTACAGAACCGGGGGCAAGCGCTACCCGTACCCCtcgtttcgcctctctcaTGTCTGAGTGGCTGCCGCATGACGGCAGGCTTACACGGGCCGGCGAACTGTCTGATCGCAGCACGCGGAGCACATGTGGAACAAGCAGAGTCCCTTCCCTcgaagctgcagaagagacgcTCCGAATGACTGACTGCCCAACAACATTGACACCCGGAGGCTATTCTGTGGGAGATGCACAACTCAGCTCCGGCTTCTCCAAAACACCGGCTGAAGGGGCGGTTCACGCAACTTTCGAGACAAAGTCGGTCAAGGGAGGCAAGGAAGATAGAGCTCTCCATGAAGGTGGCCCTTTTATATCACTCGAAAGTCGCCCTAAAGCTACTGGCTCTTCGTTTGTCAATGGCACGCGAGCGGACGACCGATCGGCAGAACGCGCGTATACAGCGTTAGTAGGCCTTGGCTTAAAGGATGTGAAGCCAGATACAGACGAGCGGCCAGCAGTCAGCGCAGTTAAGGGAGCCCCGACCCTCGACAAATGCGGGTGTTATGACTACAATGAGGCGAAATTGCTGGAGCTTAATACACATTGTTCCCATGGTAACAACCAGCCTAACTGCGCTAAGACAGCTTCAGATGAAAAAGGAATAAGCGGGGCTGGAGCTCGCACTGAGCCCCTCATGGACACCGCCGAGAACAAGATTCTGCAGGCCAATTTCGGGCAGTCCACGAGGGGAACTCTGGCGGAAACATGCACTTCGGAGACATGTAGCAAACTTCGGCACAAGGATTCGGCAGCAGTTAGTGCCGATGACGGTGAACAAGAAGAAGTCAACTTAGGGAGGTGGGCCTGGTCGACTGGTGTCCAAGCGGACACTGCAGCAGTGTGGAAGTGCTTGCAGGAGCAactggcgcgccgcacgTCGGACTCCCACACAGAAAGTGAAGGCAGCAACAAGGACAGGCAGATATCATCCTCTTCTGTGTCGTCTCAACATGTTGGCATCGTTGTGAGAGACTGTGGAGGCGGCTCGACTGTGGAGGCTGAAGGTGTACTGCAGATGGCGTATTCGACTTTAGCCGACCAGGCAGAGCAAAGAGACTTCCCCGTATCCGAGCCACCTCTCCCTCCTTCAGCGTTGGATGCAAAGATTCCGACGATTGGAGAACACGGCGGCAGTGAGCAGGCTAGCTCCATTGCGCCTGTGGGCGACGATGGGCCCTGGCACGCCGCCGGTGCTGCGTACGGAAGGGGGTGTGGGGGAGCAACTCCAAACAATGTTCCCTTCTACAGCGTATTTGAAGGTTCGACTAACAAAAGCGGCGTACTCCGAGGTCATCGCTCGTACCCAGTCGTCCGCGGAGTCTCCCGTGACAACACAAAACGGAGGTGGGCCGTCTACTGGAAGGGCAATAGGAAATACTTTTATGACAAATTCTACGAGGATTGCTACCAAGCCTATCTGCATGCCGTGAACTTCCGCAAGCATGCGAAAGCATATGGCCCGCTAACAAGCTCGGTCGCTGCGACAACCGCAGGCAGTGGCCCTGGATCGCCTCCTGCCTTCTTGCTGAGCTCCTCTCGGGTATTTGGTCCGACCCCAGATTCTGCGGGCCAACCGTTTGTCGTTGCATCCTGCTCCTCAGCTGTGCCTCCCTCGACCAATGCAGGTCAAGGGTCCGATTTCCTGTCGGCAGCTGCCGAGCCTCGGCTAACCCGGCAGGAGGGAGTTTCATCATCCTCGTCAGGAGCGCTGCTTCAAGCCAGCTCTATTGACGAGGCCCTAGCTGACCTCAATCGGAATGTTGCCGTCTCACGGGGTCCCGAGCATGCAGACTCTACCTCCTGCGACGAACCAATGTCTGCAAGGGGACATGGGGGCAATGGAACCGGAAAAGCATCGGGGCAGACGTTGGAACTATATAAACACGCGGTTAGATTGATGCTGCAGGATTTGTCGTCCATTGTGGTTCCGTCATTCTTTAGTGCAACAAGCAGTTATCAGCCGGAAGATGAAGGAGGAGTGCCACGAAAAAGCGGCGCCTCCGTTTCCGAGGGGCTTCACTCCGCGACTTCCGTAACTCTCCTGCAGCAAGTTGTGCAGTGGCACCTTCAACACGTGCAGAAGGCTACGCAGCAACATCAGGTGTTCCAGTTCCTCTCCATCCTCTCTCCCTGTTTAGAAAGCACCCGGTTGCCGAGTCAGAGCCCTCCCAACCTCCAACAGCGTTTACTACTGGAGTTGTTGGATCTTCATGTGCAGCAGCTGATTACGCTATCCAAGGACATATACACCCATTttcagaagcagcagcaggaatTATTCTTACTACTGCATCGGGTCGTGTCTCAGAAGTAG